A stretch of the Thermincola ferriacetica genome encodes the following:
- a CDS encoding Wadjet anti-phage system protein JetA family protein: MQLFKIIRNPHFFSLLASPNREIYVEALFVVYRCYKQEFMIKKEELVNMLIATLENRMFELAAEEGEELDDYSLSGRAHWLVRRLLATGWIELDPLVHSVDEYIAVPDYSVKILQVLYEISEDRPKEYNSLVYSTYSNLSKAQEERGDYVAEALMAAYSLTDRLVDSLKSLLNNMRSYYLTLQEQEEVREVLREHFDRYQVLISDKIYHPLKTFDSVPRFRTRILSILRQWLVDGELIEKITAQLVRKGRFADAPPGGTINTTPTSTWLFTVRENCPPGYGWIWMRRREYIKSML; this comes from the coding sequence ATGCAGTTGTTTAAGATTATTCGCAATCCTCACTTTTTTTCCCTGCTGGCCTCTCCCAACAGGGAGATATACGTGGAGGCTCTGTTTGTCGTTTACAGGTGTTATAAGCAGGAATTTATGATCAAAAAAGAAGAGCTGGTCAACATGCTTATCGCCACTCTGGAAAACCGCATGTTTGAACTGGCTGCGGAGGAAGGCGAAGAGCTGGATGATTACTCCCTGTCCGGCCGGGCCCACTGGCTTGTCCGCCGGCTCCTGGCCACCGGCTGGATAGAGCTGGACCCGCTGGTTCATTCCGTTGATGAATATATAGCGGTGCCCGACTACAGCGTGAAAATCCTGCAGGTACTTTATGAAATCAGCGAGGACAGGCCCAAAGAATACAATTCCCTGGTATATTCCACCTATTCCAATCTGAGCAAAGCCCAGGAGGAAAGAGGAGACTACGTGGCGGAGGCGCTGATGGCCGCCTACAGCTTAACCGACCGCCTGGTGGATAGCCTGAAAAGCCTGCTCAACAACATGCGCAGCTATTACCTTACTCTCCAGGAACAGGAGGAGGTTAGAGAGGTATTGCGGGAGCATTTTGACCGCTACCAGGTGTTAATCTCCGATAAGATATATCACCCGCTCAAAACCTTTGACAGCGTGCCCCGGTTCCGCACCAGGATTCTCTCGATTTTACGCCAGTGGCTGGTTGACGGGGAGCTTATTGAAAAAATTACTGCACAACTGGTCCGCAAGGGGCGGTTTGCCGATGCGCCGCCCGGGGGGACTATAAATACAACTCCGACATCGACCTGGCTGTTTACTGTGAGGGAAAACTGCCCGCCGGGCTATGGCTGGATTTGGATGAGGCGGCGGGAATATATAAAATCGATGTTATAG
- a CDS encoding DUF6920 family protein, with the protein MKQQGLMRIKEDGLWMQAQAEQYFTADEPGFIWKARVNMNPFL; encoded by the coding sequence TTGAAACAGCAAGGCTTGATGCGCATAAAGGAAGATGGTCTATGGATGCAGGCTCAGGCTGAGCAGTATTTCACTGCTGATGAACCGGGATTTATCTGGAAAGCCAGGGTCAATATGAACCCGTTTCTGTAG
- the urtA gene encoding urea ABC transporter substrate-binding protein, which translates to MKRKFFYQLLPIMVLLLTLGLLVTGCGASKTKENKEGEKSTRSSEDTIKVGILHSLSGTMAISEVSVKDATLMAIEEINASGGLLGKKIEPIIEDGASDWPTFAEKAKKLLQQDKVAAIFGCWTSASRKAVLPVVEEYNGLLWYPVQYEGLEASKNIFYTGAEPTQQIVPAVSWLIKNRGKDFFLLGSDYVFPRTANKIIKAQLKAEGGNLVGEEYTPLGHTDYSTIINKIKTARPKVIFNTLNGDSNVAFFKQLRDAGITSKDITVMSVSAAEEEIRGIGAQNMAGHLAVWNYFQSTDTPENKAFVEKYKAKYGQDRVTDDPIEAGYFGVYLWAEAVKKAGSTDVDKVREAAKSGIEFKAPEGLVKIEPENQHTWKTVRIGEVQADGQFKELWSTGRPIKPDPFLKGYDWAKGLSAGQ; encoded by the coding sequence ATGAAAAGGAAGTTTTTTTACCAGTTGTTACCCATTATGGTTCTTTTGCTGACATTAGGCCTGTTGGTAACGGGTTGTGGGGCCAGTAAAACGAAAGAGAATAAAGAGGGTGAAAAGTCTACCCGGAGTTCGGAAGACACGATTAAAGTTGGCATTCTGCACTCTTTGAGTGGGACGATGGCTATCAGTGAAGTTTCTGTCAAGGATGCTACATTAATGGCTATTGAGGAGATCAACGCGTCGGGCGGCCTGTTAGGCAAGAAAATAGAGCCTATAATTGAAGACGGTGCTTCCGATTGGCCCACTTTTGCAGAAAAAGCAAAAAAACTTTTGCAGCAGGATAAAGTGGCCGCCATTTTCGGTTGTTGGACTTCCGCCAGCCGAAAGGCAGTTCTGCCTGTTGTTGAAGAATATAACGGATTGTTATGGTACCCCGTTCAATACGAAGGACTGGAAGCATCCAAGAACATTTTCTATACCGGGGCTGAGCCTACTCAGCAAATTGTACCTGCAGTAAGCTGGCTGATTAAAAACAGGGGCAAAGACTTCTTTCTTTTGGGTTCCGATTATGTTTTTCCCCGTACAGCCAATAAAATCATAAAGGCCCAGCTCAAGGCTGAAGGCGGTAACCTGGTAGGCGAAGAATACACTCCACTGGGCCATACTGATTACAGTACTATTATCAATAAGATTAAAACCGCCAGACCCAAAGTTATCTTCAATACCTTAAACGGGGATAGCAACGTGGCATTCTTTAAGCAGTTGCGTGATGCAGGCATTACTTCCAAAGATATCACTGTCATGTCCGTAAGCGCTGCTGAGGAAGAAATAAGGGGAATTGGCGCTCAAAATATGGCCGGTCATTTGGCTGTATGGAACTACTTCCAGTCAACCGATACTCCCGAAAACAAGGCTTTTGTTGAAAAGTATAAGGCTAAGTATGGTCAGGACCGCGTAACCGACGATCCTATAGAAGCAGGATACTTTGGGGTATACCTTTGGGCTGAAGCAGTGAAAAAAGCGGGTTCCACCGATGTAGACAAGGTCAGGGAAGCTGCCAAGAGCGGTATTGAATTCAAAGCTCCCGAAGGATTAGTAAAAATTGAGCCTGAAAACCAGCACACTTGGAAGACGGTCCGGATCGGAGAAGTTCAGGCCGACGGCCAGTTCAAGGAATTATGGAGTACAGGCCGGCCTATCAAGCCAGACCCGTTCTTGAAAGGCTACGATTGGGCTAAGGGTTTGAGCGCTGGGCAGTAG
- the urtB gene encoding urea ABC transporter permease subunit UrtB — protein sequence MDTLLLQIFNGISVSSILLLIALGLSITFGLMNVINMAHGELIMIGAYVAYVTQLVFSRYLPKELFGLYFIVAIPLAFAVTGLLGLLLENVLIRFLYGRPLDSLLATWGVSMILQQLARNIFGAPNVDVVSPQWLNGGLQVTAGLQLPYKRLFIIGLVLICVAGIYLFFYRSGYGRKIRAVMQNRNMASCLGVPTRKVDSYTFALGSGLAGIAGCTLTLLGSIGPTLGTYYIVDAFMVVVLGGVGKIIGTVAGALAIGILNTALEYSTTASIGKVLVFAIVIAFLQLRPAGLFSIRTRALD from the coding sequence TTGGATACGTTGTTACTGCAGATCTTTAATGGTATAAGCGTAAGTTCAATTCTTCTATTGATAGCTCTTGGCCTTTCCATTACTTTCGGATTAATGAATGTCATCAACATGGCCCATGGGGAATTAATCATGATTGGAGCTTATGTGGCCTATGTCACCCAATTGGTATTTAGCAGATACCTGCCGAAAGAGTTATTTGGACTTTATTTTATTGTAGCCATCCCGTTAGCTTTCGCAGTCACTGGACTATTAGGGCTACTTTTGGAAAATGTGCTGATCAGGTTTTTGTACGGCCGGCCTCTTGACAGCTTGCTGGCCACATGGGGAGTCAGCATGATACTCCAGCAGTTAGCCCGCAATATTTTTGGCGCGCCTAATGTGGATGTGGTCAGCCCCCAGTGGCTTAACGGAGGGCTCCAGGTAACAGCGGGCCTTCAGCTACCTTATAAACGTTTATTTATTATTGGGCTGGTACTAATATGTGTGGCTGGTATATATCTGTTTTTTTACCGGTCGGGATACGGGCGAAAAATTCGTGCCGTTATGCAGAACCGCAACATGGCATCCTGCCTTGGCGTACCCACCCGCAAAGTGGACTCATATACCTTTGCCCTGGGGTCTGGGCTGGCGGGTATTGCTGGTTGCACATTGACATTGCTTGGGTCTATTGGGCCAACTCTAGGTACATACTATATTGTTGATGCATTTATGGTTGTTGTTCTTGGCGGTGTAGGAAAAATCATTGGCACTGTAGCCGGTGCGTTGGCAATAGGTATCCTAAATACCGCGTTGGAGTATAGCACAACGGCGTCAATTGGAAAGGTCCTGGTCTTTGCCATTGTGATAGCTTTTCTGCAGTTGAGGCCGGCAGGGTTATTTTCAATCCGGACGCGGGCTCTTGATTAA
- the urtC gene encoding urea ABC transporter permease subunit UrtC has translation MGKISKHLISWENWLFVFTAFLLLAVAPLTLSEFRLNLLGKFLAYAILALGIDLIWGYTGILSLGHGVYFGLGAYSMAMYLKLEASGGQLPDFMSWSGLTELPWFWKPFQHAWFAVPMTIILPVTLAVILGFLTFRNRIKGVYFSILSQALAIIFVTLFIGQQPYTGGTNGLTSYKTIFGFSLASSKTQMTLYTVTVLVLGLAFLFCRGLTRARFGRILMAIRDGENRVRFTGYDPTVYKVFVYAVSAALAGIAGALFVTQVGIISPAMMGIVPSIEMAVWVAVGGRGTLVGAVVGAILVNAAKSSFSETFPDAWSYFIGALFVGVVLLFPDGMMGLLKKIRGRFEASGTHTNTVQTGTINTKEGRLYGGYDTVLGKRYR, from the coding sequence ATGGGAAAAATAAGTAAGCATCTCATATCCTGGGAAAATTGGTTATTTGTATTTACGGCATTTCTGTTGCTTGCTGTAGCGCCATTGACCCTTTCGGAGTTCAGACTTAACCTACTAGGAAAATTTCTGGCTTATGCCATCTTGGCCCTGGGAATTGACCTCATCTGGGGATACACAGGAATCCTCAGCCTTGGCCACGGAGTCTATTTCGGGCTAGGAGCTTACAGTATGGCCATGTATTTAAAATTAGAAGCATCGGGCGGGCAGCTTCCGGACTTCATGTCCTGGAGCGGCCTGACAGAGCTTCCCTGGTTCTGGAAGCCATTTCAACATGCCTGGTTTGCTGTTCCCATGACGATAATTTTGCCAGTTACTCTGGCCGTTATCTTAGGGTTCCTGACCTTTCGAAACAGGATTAAGGGAGTGTATTTTTCAATTTTATCCCAGGCTCTGGCCATTATTTTTGTTACCCTCTTCATCGGACAGCAGCCCTATACCGGTGGAACCAACGGCCTGACCAGCTACAAGACCATATTTGGTTTTTCGCTGGCCAGTTCCAAGACTCAGATGACACTTTACACAGTTACCGTATTGGTTCTTGGGTTAGCTTTCCTGTTTTGCCGCGGACTTACCAGGGCTAGGTTCGGCCGAATTTTAATGGCCATTCGGGATGGGGAGAATAGGGTACGCTTTACAGGTTATGATCCTACAGTGTATAAGGTTTTCGTTTATGCTGTTTCAGCTGCCCTGGCCGGGATTGCAGGCGCGCTTTTTGTAACCCAGGTTGGTATTATCTCCCCGGCCATGATGGGTATAGTACCATCAATTGAAATGGCTGTCTGGGTCGCCGTCGGCGGGCGCGGTACTCTGGTGGGGGCTGTTGTGGGAGCAATCCTGGTTAATGCGGCCAAAAGCAGTTTCAGCGAAACCTTTCCTGATGCCTGGTCATATTTCATAGGGGCTTTGTTTGTTGGAGTAGTTTTACTATTCCCCGATGGGATGATGGGACTGCTTAAAAAGATCAGGGGAAGATTTGAAGCGAGCGGGACGCACACAAATACGGTTCAGACAGGGACAATAAATACAAAGGAGGGAAGGTTATATGGCGGGTACGATACTGTACTTGGAAAACGTTACCGTTGA
- the urtD gene encoding urea ABC transporter ATP-binding protein UrtD, translated as MAGTILYLENVTVDFDGFKAIQNLNSYIEYGELRFLIGPNGAGKTTLLDVICGKTKLTEGRVIFDNTEITRKSEHEIVKMGICRKFQTPSVFNNLTVFENLELAVQKHRGILASLFRNLTAEQAEKINATLENIGLADQAGVKAGSLSHGQKQWLEIGMQLVQDPELLLLDEPVAGMTKKETEKTGQLLREIAKNRSVLVVEHDMEFVRNFAQKVTVMHEGKILCEGTVDKVQSDPKVIEVYLGRGRENVKH; from the coding sequence ATGGCGGGTACGATACTGTACTTGGAAAACGTTACCGTTGATTTTGACGGGTTCAAAGCCATCCAAAATCTGAATTCCTATATTGAGTATGGCGAGCTTCGTTTTCTTATAGGGCCCAATGGAGCAGGCAAGACAACCCTGCTGGACGTGATTTGCGGAAAAACAAAGCTCACCGAGGGGCGGGTAATTTTCGACAATACCGAAATCACCAGGAAGAGTGAGCATGAAATCGTAAAAATGGGCATCTGCAGAAAATTTCAAACCCCCTCCGTTTTCAACAACCTCACTGTTTTTGAAAACCTTGAGTTAGCCGTACAAAAACACCGGGGGATTTTGGCATCGTTATTTCGCAACCTGACTGCTGAACAGGCCGAAAAGATTAATGCTACTCTGGAAAACATCGGTCTTGCCGATCAAGCTGGTGTCAAAGCGGGCTCCTTGTCCCATGGGCAAAAACAATGGCTGGAAATTGGCATGCAACTGGTACAGGATCCGGAACTCCTGCTTTTGGATGAGCCCGTTGCCGGAATGACCAAAAAAGAGACTGAAAAAACCGGACAACTACTCCGGGAAATTGCCAAAAACCGGTCTGTGCTGGTAGTCGAACATGATATGGAATTTGTGAGGAATTTTGCCCAAAAGGTCACAGTTATGCACGAAGGTAAAATTCTTTGCGAGGGGACCGTTGATAAAGTGCAGAGCGACCCTAAAGTGATTGAGGTCTACTTGGGACGGGGGCGGGAAAATGTTAAACATTGA
- the urtE gene encoding urea ABC transporter ATP-binding subunit UrtE, which produces MLNIENLNVYYDESIILRDVDLRVPAGQVVCLMGRNGVGKTTLLKTVMGLLRPKTGKIEFSGKDITRKTPDKRAKAGIGYVPQGRDIFPLLTVEENLLLGLEAGTEKKKGIPDDVFEMFPALKEMLNRKGGDLSGGQQQQLAIARALVSRPKMLILDEPTEGIQPSIILDIAKAIKVIREKSDVSILLVEQYLEFVLELADYYYVMEKGSIVTQGPVKEMNEDMVKNYLTV; this is translated from the coding sequence ATGTTAAACATTGAAAATTTGAATGTTTACTATGATGAAAGCATTATCCTTCGCGATGTTGACCTGCGGGTTCCGGCCGGACAGGTAGTTTGCCTGATGGGCAGAAACGGTGTGGGTAAAACAACGTTGCTTAAGACAGTAATGGGCCTGCTGCGGCCGAAAACGGGAAAGATTGAGTTCAGCGGGAAAGACATTACCAGAAAGACCCCTGATAAAAGGGCTAAAGCAGGCATAGGTTACGTACCCCAGGGACGGGATATTTTTCCCCTTTTGACAGTTGAAGAAAACCTTTTGCTGGGCCTGGAAGCAGGAACTGAAAAAAAGAAGGGCATCCCGGATGACGTTTTTGAAATGTTTCCGGCTTTAAAAGAAATGCTGAACCGAAAAGGCGGAGACTTAAGCGGCGGGCAGCAGCAGCAGTTGGCAATTGCCAGGGCCCTGGTTTCCCGCCCAAAGATGCTGATTCTGGATGAACCGACGGAAGGTATTCAGCCTTCTATCATTCTAGATATTGCCAAGGCAATCAAGGTCATTCGCGAAAAAAGCGACGTTTCCATCCTGCTGGTGGAACAATACCTAGAGTTTGTGTTGGAACTGGCAGATTACTACTATGTAATGGAAAAAGGGTCCATTGTAACCCAGGGACCTGTAAAGGAAATGAACGAGGACATGGTCAAGAATTACCTGACCGTTTGA
- the ureA gene encoding urease subunit gamma → MRLTPREQEKLLVYLAAQLAWERKARGLKLNYPEAVAIITSAIQEGARDGRTVAELMQYGAQILTSEDVMPGVSEMIHEIQVEATFPDGTKLVTVHNPIR, encoded by the coding sequence ATGCGTTTGACTCCCCGTGAGCAGGAAAAACTGTTGGTTTACTTGGCTGCCCAACTGGCCTGGGAGCGGAAAGCAAGGGGACTCAAGCTGAACTACCCCGAGGCGGTGGCAATTATTACATCGGCTATTCAGGAAGGGGCCAGGGACGGCAGAACCGTTGCCGAACTTATGCAGTATGGCGCCCAGATTTTAACCAGCGAAGACGTTATGCCAGGCGTCAGTGAAATGATTCATGAAATACAGGTGGAAGCTACTTTTCCTGACGGCACAAAACTGGTAACAGTACATAATCCGATAAGGTAG
- the ureB gene encoding urease subunit beta — MIPGEYILGEGEIEANKGRKTVQITVANTGDRPVQVGSHFHFFEVNKFLEFDRAKALGMRLNIPAGTAVRFEPGEEKDVTLVEIGGKKTIYGLNGLTEGAVRSAATADCAIEKAVRGKFKGAQKPCLGKK, encoded by the coding sequence ATGATACCTGGAGAGTATATTTTGGGTGAAGGTGAGATTGAAGCAAACAAGGGCAGGAAAACGGTGCAGATTACCGTTGCCAATACGGGTGACAGGCCGGTACAGGTAGGTTCACATTTTCATTTCTTTGAGGTGAATAAGTTCCTGGAATTTGACAGGGCCAAGGCTTTGGGGATGCGGCTCAACATTCCGGCGGGGACTGCCGTGAGGTTTGAACCCGGAGAAGAAAAGGATGTTACACTGGTGGAAATTGGCGGTAAAAAAACAATCTACGGGCTTAACGGCCTGACTGAGGGGGCGGTCCGTTCCGCGGCGACGGCGGACTGCGCCATTGAAAAGGCGGTTAGAGGGAAATTTAAGGGTGCGCAAAAACCCTGCCTTGGCAAAAAGTAG
- the ureC gene encoding urease subunit alpha — MSLKMTRREYADMFGPTVGDRVRLADTDIIIEVERDFTVYGDECKFGGGKVLRDGMGQSPNATREEGVLDLVITNALILDHWGIVKADIGIRDGRIVGIGKAGNPNLMDGVDPGMVVGAATEVIAGEGMIVTPGGIDTHIHFISPQQVETAIASGITTMIGGGTGPATGTNATTCTPGAWNIHKMLEAAEEFPVNMGFLGKGNCSFAAPLIEQVMSGAMGLKLHEDWGSTPAAIDKCLRVADEYDVQVAIHTDTLNEAGFVEDTIAAINGRTIHTYHTEGAGGGHAPDIIRIAAEPNVLPSSTNPTRPFTINTVDEHLDMLMVCHHLDSKVPEDVAFADSRIRAETIAAEDILHDLGVFSMFSSDSQAMGRVGEVIIRTWQTADKMKKQRGPLPEDSSRNDNFRAKRYIAKYTINPAVTHGISRYVGSIETGKLADIVLWQPRFFGVKPEIVIKGGMIAYSQMGDANASIPTPQPVFSRPMFGALGKAKFRTCLTFVSEYAFVHGVKSLLGLEKEVVPVKNCRSISKKQMLHNDALPDITVDPETYEVRVNGELLTCEPAKELPLAQRYFLF, encoded by the coding sequence ATGAGTTTGAAAATGACGCGCCGGGAGTATGCCGATATGTTTGGACCTACGGTGGGAGACAGGGTGCGCCTGGCTGATACTGATATTATCATTGAAGTTGAACGCGATTTTACGGTTTACGGAGACGAGTGCAAATTCGGCGGGGGTAAGGTACTGCGGGACGGGATGGGCCAGTCCCCGAACGCCACCAGGGAAGAGGGGGTTTTGGACCTGGTCATCACTAATGCACTGATCCTCGACCACTGGGGTATTGTTAAGGCCGATATCGGTATCCGTGACGGAAGAATTGTCGGTATAGGCAAGGCTGGGAACCCTAACCTGATGGACGGGGTTGACCCCGGTATGGTTGTGGGGGCTGCTACGGAAGTTATTGCCGGGGAAGGGATGATTGTAACACCCGGGGGGATAGATACCCACATTCACTTTATTTCCCCGCAGCAGGTAGAAACGGCCATTGCCTCCGGAATCACAACCATGATTGGCGGGGGCACAGGTCCGGCAACAGGGACCAATGCCACTACCTGCACCCCGGGAGCCTGGAATATTCATAAGATGCTGGAAGCCGCGGAAGAGTTTCCGGTGAACATGGGTTTTCTGGGCAAAGGCAACTGTTCTTTTGCAGCCCCTTTGATCGAACAGGTTATGTCCGGGGCTATGGGCTTAAAACTTCATGAAGACTGGGGGTCCACACCCGCAGCCATTGACAAGTGCCTGCGTGTTGCCGATGAATACGATGTACAGGTAGCCATCCATACCGACACCCTGAACGAAGCCGGGTTTGTGGAAGATACAATTGCCGCTATCAACGGGCGGACCATTCACACTTACCATACTGAAGGCGCGGGTGGCGGCCACGCCCCCGATATCATCAGGATTGCCGCCGAACCGAACGTGTTGCCTTCATCCACAAACCCTACGCGCCCTTTTACAATTAACACTGTCGACGAGCACCTGGATATGCTGATGGTCTGCCATCACCTGGACAGCAAAGTACCTGAGGATGTTGCCTTTGCAGATTCGCGGATAAGGGCCGAAACCATTGCCGCCGAAGACATTCTTCATGACCTGGGCGTTTTCAGTATGTTCAGCTCTGATTCTCAGGCTATGGGCCGGGTAGGTGAGGTTATTATCCGGACCTGGCAGACAGCGGACAAGATGAAAAAACAGCGCGGGCCTTTACCTGAAGATAGCAGCAGGAATGATAATTTCCGGGCCAAGCGTTATATTGCCAAATACACCATCAATCCGGCCGTTACTCACGGGATCAGCAGGTATGTGGGTTCTATTGAAACCGGGAAACTGGCTGACATTGTCCTGTGGCAGCCCAGGTTTTTCGGCGTAAAGCCGGAAATAGTGATCAAGGGTGGTATGATAGCCTACAGCCAGATGGGCGATGCCAATGCCTCTATCCCTACGCCGCAGCCCGTCTTTTCCAGGCCTATGTTCGGTGCCCTGGGCAAAGCAAAGTTCCGGACCTGTTTGACCTTTGTATCGGAATACGCTTTTGTCCATGGTGTTAAATCTCTGCTGGGCTTGGAAAAAGAGGTTGTGCCGGTGAAGAACTGCCGGAGCATATCTAAAAAGCAGATGCTCCACAACGATGCGCTGCCGGATATTACCGTTGACCCGGAAACCTATGAAGTAAGGGTCAACGGGGAGCTTTTAACCTGCGAGCCGGCGAAGGAACTGCCGCTTGCCCAGAGATACTTTCTGTTTTAA
- a CDS encoding urease accessory protein UreE, which produces MTVIFKEVLGNLHDLDIPDHRIEKVALEWFELDKRLLCKTTDKGNDIGIAVEGRRRLRHGDILFLTPERVIAVEVLPTKAIVLEPRNMPEMAQVCYQLGNRHAPLYMSGEQILVPFDQTIVELFERLNIPVKIERRRLEHGLRPESPHHH; this is translated from the coding sequence ATGACTGTGATATTTAAAGAAGTACTTGGTAACTTACATGACCTGGACATACCGGATCATCGTATTGAAAAAGTGGCCCTTGAATGGTTTGAACTGGATAAAAGGCTGCTATGCAAAACCACTGATAAGGGCAACGACATCGGGATTGCCGTGGAAGGGAGACGGCGGTTGCGGCATGGCGATATCCTTTTCCTTACGCCCGAAAGGGTCATCGCTGTTGAAGTACTGCCCACGAAAGCCATTGTGCTGGAACCCAGAAATATGCCGGAGATGGCTCAGGTTTGCTACCAGTTGGGGAACCGGCATGCTCCCTTGTATATGAGCGGGGAACAGATCCTGGTCCCTTTTGACCAGACAATAGTGGAATTGTTCGAACGCCTGAATATCCCTGTCAAAATTGAAAGGAGGAGGTTGGAACATGGCCTCCGGCCTGAATCACCTCACCATCACTGA
- a CDS encoding urease accessory protein UreF produces MASGLNHLTITEQSLLSLLQISDSFFPTGAFSHSYGLETYVQEGQVASKETLARFLTAYLLESTATSDCLAMVLAYGYVENEEWEKVLKLDYLLSAQKLARESREASVKTGTRMLRAVMKLIEDSRLVRLSDLIDSGQAFGNHAVVYGIVAKVYGFGIKEAALAYVYAVTASMINNAVRLIPLGQNDGQWVLAQLQDLMAETAKKAMQFSLEDIGSSAPALEIRSMQHERLYSRLFMS; encoded by the coding sequence ATGGCCTCCGGCCTGAATCACCTCACCATCACTGAACAAAGCTTACTGTCATTACTACAAATCAGTGACAGTTTTTTTCCCACCGGCGCCTTTTCGCATTCCTATGGGTTAGAGACTTATGTGCAGGAGGGCCAGGTGGCATCCAAAGAAACATTGGCCCGCTTCCTTACTGCTTACCTGCTGGAATCCACCGCCACTTCAGACTGCCTGGCCATGGTTTTGGCTTACGGATATGTCGAAAATGAGGAGTGGGAAAAGGTCCTGAAACTGGACTACCTACTTTCAGCACAAAAACTGGCCAGGGAGAGCCGTGAAGCAAGTGTTAAAACGGGTACCCGGATGCTGCGGGCAGTTATGAAGCTAATTGAGGACTCAAGGTTAGTCCGGTTGAGTGATTTGATAGATTCCGGACAAGCTTTTGGCAATCATGCGGTAGTCTATGGCATAGTAGCGAAGGTTTATGGATTTGGGATAAAAGAGGCGGCACTGGCTTATGTATATGCTGTGACCGCAAGTATGATAAACAATGCCGTCCGATTAATACCTTTGGGACAAAATGACGGCCAGTGGGTCCTGGCCCAACTACAGGATTTAATGGCTGAAACAGCTAAGAAGGCCATGCAGTTTTCACTTGAGGATATAGGGTCGTCGGCCCCCGCCCTGGAGATCAGGTCAATGCAGCACGAGAGGTTGTATTCGCGGCTTTTTATGTCATAG
- the ureG gene encoding urease accessory protein UreG, whose translation MSQLAHHLKPVRIGIGGPVGSGKTALIEKLTRRLHKEYSLAVVTNDIYTKEDAEFLTRNGVLPADRIIGVETGGCPHTAIREDASMNLEAIDKLSNRFPDLDIIFVESGGDNLSGTFSPELVDLFIFVIDVSEGDKIPRKGGPAISRSDLLVINKIDLAPYVGADLGVMERDSRKMRGQRPFIFTNLFTEEGLNEVISWIKKHALLEDLAC comes from the coding sequence TTGAGTCAGCTAGCACATCATTTAAAGCCTGTAAGAATAGGCATCGGGGGGCCTGTTGGTTCGGGAAAAACCGCCTTAATAGAAAAACTGACCCGCCGCCTCCACAAGGAGTACAGCCTGGCTGTAGTGACCAACGATATATATACAAAGGAAGACGCTGAATTTCTTACTCGCAACGGGGTTCTGCCGGCGGACAGGATCATCGGCGTGGAAACCGGGGGATGCCCCCATACTGCTATCCGCGAAGATGCTTCCATGAACCTGGAGGCAATCGACAAACTTTCAAACAGGTTTCCCGACCTTGACATTATCTTTGTGGAAAGCGGCGGTGACAACCTTTCTGGCACTTTCAGCCCCGAACTGGTGGACTTGTTCATTTTTGTCATTGACGTATCCGAGGGTGACAAAATCCCGCGGAAAGGCGGGCCGGCCATATCAAGATCAGACCTGCTGGTAATCAATAAGATTGACCTGGCCCCATACGTAGGGGCCGACCTGGGAGTAATGGAACGGGATTCGCGGAAGATGAGGGGGCAGCGTCCCTTCATATTTACCAATTTGTTTACAGAAGAGGGCCTCAATGAGGTAATATCTTGGATCAAAAAGCACGCTTTACTGGAGGACCTGGCATGTTAA